AGTTCGCCGGTATCCGCGATGATGTCTGCCATCTCCTCGCTGTCGGGTGCCATCCCGACGAGTCGCGCGATGCGCATAATGCTCACGTGATAGACCGTCTGGACGCCCGGCTCCTCCTGCCAGATCACGACGTTGCACGGGAACAGCCCGCCCATCTTCTTGTCGCTCGCGTCGAGGGAGCGGTCCGCCATCGTCGGGTTACACGCGCCGAGTACGTAGTACGGGTCGCGGTCGGCGTCGACCTTCTCGTTGAGCATCTCCGAGGGGGAGAACTCCGTCGCGACGCCGAAGCCCGCGTC
This DNA window, taken from Halobellus sp. LT62, encodes the following:
- a CDS encoding DUF302 domain-containing protein; this encodes MTLPIDPSAIAAGDIGQERATLRMEHEDAIEHVREAFTDAGFGVATEFSPSEMLNEKVDADRDPYYVLGACNPTMADRSLDASDKKMGGLFPCNVVIWQEEPGVQTVYHVSIMRIARLVGMAPDSEEMADIIADTGELVDEAFGNL